In Treponema sp. OMZ 798, the following proteins share a genomic window:
- a CDS encoding galactoside ABC transporter permease has protein sequence MENKNNEKVDLIDFSFFNEDKKLAEYGKALHELRKDGVDKIASLKNHIYALKKNRLIDDEVKASSIEEYKKEIEEAKKTALENKDAEKKLAAESVAYSNKLFNDNIKDFIKSENQKQEQYKAEYESQAASIMQENELAKKAVHDEFAETKDSGELNRKLNVLKFQLNSSLAEVKNKYRDALAASKEAKNQAYIDHVQKNISLRNGRTNLKENMVLNFKDYVYKFKLSSFLLSNGLYLAILVFFIVCIIVAPISGNGNLLSLPNIFTILEQASTRMFYALGVAGLILLAGTDLSIGRMVALGSVITGLILHPGLNIVTFFGLGPWDFTAMPMVWRLILSLGLSILFCVLFSAFAGVFSARLKIHPFIATLATQLIIYGLLFFGTSGTPVGSIDNEVKDLLGGRWILGIVNNEMITLPKLIIPALVAIVIAWFIWNKTVFGKNMYAVGGNAEAAAVSGISVFRVTMGVFIMAGVFYGVGSFLEAFRANASAGTGQGYELDAIAACVVGGISFNGGIGKISGAVIGVIIFTSLTYCLTFLGIDTNLQFVFKGFIIIAAVALDSVKYLKKK, from the coding sequence ATGGAAAATAAAAACAATGAAAAAGTAGATTTAATCGATTTTAGTTTTTTTAACGAAGATAAAAAACTTGCCGAGTACGGCAAGGCCCTTCATGAGCTCCGCAAGGACGGGGTCGATAAGATAGCTTCTTTAAAAAATCATATCTATGCCCTTAAAAAGAACCGCCTGATAGACGATGAGGTAAAGGCTTCTTCTATCGAAGAATATAAAAAAGAAATCGAAGAAGCAAAGAAGACCGCTCTTGAAAACAAGGATGCCGAAAAGAAGCTTGCAGCCGAATCTGTTGCCTATTCGAATAAGCTTTTTAACGATAATATAAAGGATTTTATAAAATCCGAAAACCAAAAGCAGGAGCAGTACAAGGCTGAGTATGAAAGTCAAGCCGCTTCAATTATGCAGGAAAATGAACTTGCAAAAAAAGCGGTGCATGATGAGTTTGCCGAAACTAAGGATTCGGGAGAGCTTAACCGCAAGCTAAACGTTTTAAAGTTTCAGCTTAACTCTTCCTTGGCTGAGGTAAAAAATAAATACAGGGATGCCCTTGCCGCCTCTAAGGAAGCAAAAAATCAAGCCTACATAGACCATGTTCAAAAAAATATTTCTTTAAGAAACGGAAGAACAAATCTTAAAGAAAACATGGTTTTAAATTTTAAAGATTATGTTTATAAGTTTAAGCTCTCAAGCTTTTTGTTGAGCAACGGTCTTTATCTTGCAATTTTGGTTTTCTTTATTGTCTGTATAATTGTGGCTCCCATATCGGGAAACGGAAACCTACTGTCCCTTCCCAATATCTTTACGATTTTGGAACAGGCTTCGACAAGAATGTTTTACGCCCTCGGTGTTGCAGGGCTTATTCTTTTAGCCGGTACCGACTTGAGTATAGGAAGAATGGTCGCCCTCGGTTCGGTTATTACGGGCTTGATTTTACATCCGGGGCTTAACATAGTGACCTTTTTCGGGCTCGGCCCTTGGGATTTTACTGCCATGCCGATGGTTTGGCGCCTTATTCTTTCGCTCGGTCTTTCAATCTTGTTTTGCGTTTTATTTAGTGCCTTTGCAGGCGTCTTTTCTGCCCGCCTTAAGATTCACCCCTTTATTGCGACCCTTGCAACCCAGCTTATTATCTACGGTCTTTTGTTTTTCGGCACTAGCGGAACTCCGGTAGGATCAATCGATAATGAGGTAAAGGACTTACTCGGCGGAAGATGGATTTTGGGCATTGTAAATAACGAGATGATTACCTTGCCTAAGCTTATAATCCCTGCCTTGGTTGCGATTGTAATTGCATGGTTTATTTGGAATAAGACCGTCTTCGGAAAAAATATGTATGCGGTAGGCGGAAATGCCGAAGCTGCTGCCGTAAGCGGAATAAGCGTTTTTAGGGTTACCATGGGAGTCTTTATTATGGCAGGTGTCTTTTACGGTGTAGGCTCCTTCCTGGAAGCTTTTAGGGCTAACGCAAGTGCAGGAACGGGACAGGGCTATGAACTTGATGCCATTGCTGCCTGCGTTGTAGGAGGCATCTCCTTTAACGGAGGTATAGGAAAGATAAGCGGTGCCGTAATAGGCGTTATCATCTTTACAAGTTTAACCTACTGTTTAACCTTTTTAGGAATAGACACCAACTTGCAGTTTGTGTTTAAGGGTTTTATCATCATTGCGGCTGTTGCCTTAGACAGCGTAAAATACCTAAAGAAAAAATAA